A part of Thiomicrorhabdus sediminis genomic DNA contains:
- a CDS encoding YqhA family protein, protein MAQSDNNAVQKPACKPIEEQGLMERTFEGVLWNSRFIVLLAVVASLIMAVGIFYVTAVEVYFTISHLAHYHELADAERAELKALTVAHVVGAVDGFLLGTVMLIFSLGLYELFISRIDAAEGNSSSSQILMINSLDDLKDKLAKVILMILIVMFFEQAIFLKPTGPLELLYYSLAIMLVAGALYLSHKAYHK, encoded by the coding sequence ATGGCGCAATCTGATAATAATGCTGTGCAAAAACCAGCGTGCAAACCTATTGAAGAGCAAGGGCTGATGGAAAGAACCTTTGAAGGGGTCTTGTGGAATAGCCGTTTTATTGTTTTGTTGGCGGTAGTAGCCAGCTTGATTATGGCGGTGGGGATCTTTTATGTCACAGCCGTTGAAGTCTATTTCACCATTTCTCATCTGGCTCATTATCATGAGCTGGCCGATGCAGAACGTGCCGAATTGAAGGCGTTGACAGTGGCTCACGTGGTTGGTGCGGTTGACGGCTTCCTATTGGGTACCGTGATGCTGATTTTCTCGCTGGGGCTGTATGAGCTGTTTATTTCGCGTATAGATGCTGCAGAAGGCAATAGCTCTTCAAGCCAGATTTTGATGATCAACTCTTTGGATGATTTGAAAGACAAATTGGCCAAGGTGATTTTAATGATTCTGATTGTTATGTTTTTTGAACAGGCGATCTTCTTAAAGCCTACCGGGCCGCTGGAGTTGCTCTATTACTCTTTGGCAATCATGTTGGTTGCCGGCGCTTTGTATTTGTCGCATAAGGCATACCATAAGTAA
- the waaA gene encoding lipid IV(A) 3-deoxy-D-manno-octulosonic acid transferase, which produces MNLFSYRLLLNLALPLVAYSGWKRCRKHQAQQHQPQWQAIEHCFKSRFGFNPSNFQQNGIWIHAVSVGETRSIFPLLEKLHHNYPHLPLTLTSGSTQGALQALNFSPVPVQHQMLPYDYPFAVKRFLKQLKPKLVIMVETEIWPNLYQACHELHIPVVLINARLKQKSFKAYQKWGGKLIENALNQTEFIAAQTQTDAENLMALGADSHKIRTLGNLKFDLNIDADLDTKAQIWRQQNQAVSRPIWVAASTHASPESNDAKASEEQLMLEAHKQLLKQQPDALLILVPRHADRFDEVGKIISDSGLSWQKRSRNEHLKPATQVYLADSVGEMMLWYSVANIAFIGGSMVPFGGHNILEPAALHKPVLSGSHYQNLKAMFSPFIDADAIQIVENSTRLAEKLNELLNDQSEAQALASKGHQCFIEQTGALERTLDALKPYLD; this is translated from the coding sequence ATGAACCTATTCAGTTATCGCTTGCTATTGAACCTGGCTCTGCCACTGGTAGCCTACTCTGGATGGAAACGTTGCCGCAAACATCAGGCACAACAACATCAGCCACAATGGCAAGCCATCGAACACTGCTTTAAAAGCCGCTTTGGGTTCAACCCGAGTAACTTCCAACAAAACGGTATTTGGATTCATGCCGTATCCGTTGGTGAAACACGCTCAATCTTCCCGCTACTGGAAAAATTGCATCACAATTATCCTCATTTACCTTTGACGCTAACCAGTGGTTCCACCCAAGGAGCACTGCAGGCATTGAATTTTTCTCCAGTGCCTGTTCAGCATCAAATGCTGCCTTACGATTACCCATTTGCGGTAAAACGTTTTTTAAAACAGCTCAAACCCAAACTGGTCATTATGGTCGAGACCGAAATCTGGCCAAACCTTTATCAAGCCTGTCATGAATTGCATATACCGGTGGTACTGATTAACGCACGCCTTAAACAAAAATCTTTTAAAGCTTATCAGAAGTGGGGGGGCAAACTAATTGAAAACGCCCTTAATCAAACCGAGTTTATTGCCGCACAGACACAAACCGATGCCGAAAATCTAATGGCACTCGGTGCTGATAGCCATAAAATTCGCACTCTGGGCAACCTGAAATTCGACCTCAACATAGATGCAGATCTTGATACAAAAGCGCAAATTTGGCGTCAACAAAATCAAGCAGTATCTCGCCCTATCTGGGTTGCAGCAAGCACTCATGCCTCGCCTGAAAGCAACGATGCCAAAGCCAGTGAAGAACAGTTAATGCTTGAGGCACACAAACAACTGCTGAAACAACAACCGGATGCTTTATTAATATTGGTACCGCGCCATGCTGACCGTTTTGACGAGGTAGGCAAAATTATCAGCGACAGCGGTCTAAGCTGGCAAAAACGAAGCCGCAATGAACACTTAAAGCCTGCAACACAAGTTTATCTAGCTGACAGTGTCGGCGAAATGATGCTGTGGTACAGTGTTGCCAATATCGCTTTTATAGGCGGTAGCATGGTACCGTTTGGCGGTCACAATATTCTTGAACCCGCGGCTTTACACAAACCGGTGCTATCGGGTTCTCACTACCAGAATCTCAAAGCGATGTTTAGCCCGTTTATTGACGCTGACGCTATCCAAATCGTGGAAAACTCGACACGGCTTGCAGAAAAGCTTAACGAGTTACTTAACGATCAATCTGAAGCCCAAGCTCTTGCCAGCAAAGGGCACCAATGTTTTATTGAGCAAACTGGAGCCTTAGAACGCACCTTAGATGCCTTAAAGCCTTATCTTGATTAA
- a CDS encoding KpsF/GutQ family sugar-phosphate isomerase: MSQDYQTIAKQVFDIEADAILHLKNLLDDNFSGSVESILNTDGRLVICGMGKSGLIGKKIMATLASTGTPCFFMHPGEAFHGDLGMVSPKDVFLALSNSGETEEVIRLLPFLKDNGNIVISMTGRPESTLAMNSHYHLNIAVPQEACPHQLAPTSSTTATLVMGDALAVALMQARDFQPHQFARFHPGGSLGRKLLTRVKHEMKKDNLPFISTTASIKEVIHSMTEGRLGLCIVDNGAGIITDGDLRRHMETDAANFMQLTAKDLMKASPKMINSEAKLTEAEELMNDFKITSLLVEDNSQVVGVIQIYDLNK; encoded by the coding sequence ATGTCTCAAGATTACCAAACGATTGCCAAACAGGTATTTGATATTGAAGCGGATGCGATTTTGCATCTGAAAAACCTGCTCGATGACAATTTCAGCGGCAGTGTTGAGTCGATTTTAAACACGGATGGCCGCCTGGTCATTTGCGGCATGGGGAAATCGGGGCTAATCGGTAAAAAGATTATGGCCACCTTAGCCAGTACAGGCACGCCATGTTTCTTTATGCACCCGGGTGAAGCTTTTCATGGCGATTTGGGAATGGTTTCACCAAAAGATGTATTTTTAGCACTCTCCAACTCGGGTGAGACCGAAGAAGTGATTCGCCTGCTACCTTTCTTAAAAGACAACGGCAATATTGTCATTTCCATGACTGGCCGCCCGGAATCGACCCTGGCGATGAACTCACACTACCACCTCAATATTGCCGTTCCACAAGAGGCTTGCCCGCACCAGTTAGCCCCAACCTCTTCAACTACGGCAACCTTGGTCATGGGGGATGCACTGGCGGTTGCATTAATGCAGGCACGCGATTTTCAACCTCATCAGTTTGCCCGCTTCCACCCGGGCGGTAGCTTAGGTCGCAAGTTATTGACGCGCGTCAAGCATGAAATGAAAAAAGATAACCTACCGTTTATCTCGACAACCGCATCGATTAAAGAAGTTATTCATTCAATGACCGAGGGGCGTTTAGGCCTTTGCATTGTCGACAATGGTGCCGGCATTATCACCGATGGGGATTTACGCCGTCACATGGAAACCGATGCGGCCAACTTCATGCAATTAACCGCCAAGGATCTGATGAAAGCATCACCGAAAATGATTAACAGTGAAGCCAAGCTGACCGAAGCCGAAGAACTGATGAATGACTTCAAAATCACCTCTTTGCTGGTTGAAGACAACTCTCAGGTAGTCGGCGTAATTCAGATTTACGACTTGAATAAATAG
- a CDS encoding acyloxyacyl hydrolase — translation MNNLKPRFKAFFTPLIKTSALAFAAVLSIATPNVQAQQTSIAGDDLMTITILGAVGTLAYSCYIGQAPCSADPDLNTDKLTFSVDNGVDGAATHWRLGIGADWNKSLYEGENWRLAGRLEASLHSWDEKASATYQGDSGYIIGITPVFHYELKNWKYTPFIEMGTGPHLMSQTTVASEDKATQFQFGNILGLGMDFNGIEVGYRYLHISNAGIAQPNPGADFHNLHIGYKF, via the coding sequence ATGAATAACTTGAAACCGCGTTTTAAAGCTTTTTTTACCCCCTTAATCAAAACTTCGGCGCTAGCTTTTGCTGCGGTTTTGAGTATCGCTACACCCAACGTCCAAGCTCAGCAAACATCAATTGCCGGTGACGATCTAATGACCATTACCATTCTCGGTGCGGTCGGCACCTTGGCTTATTCCTGTTATATTGGCCAAGCGCCTTGTTCAGCTGATCCGGACTTGAATACGGATAAACTGACATTCAGTGTCGACAATGGTGTCGATGGAGCGGCCACTCATTGGCGTTTGGGCATTGGCGCCGATTGGAACAAGTCGCTTTATGAAGGTGAGAACTGGCGTTTGGCGGGACGCTTGGAAGCCAGCCTACATAGCTGGGATGAAAAAGCCAGCGCCACGTATCAAGGAGATTCGGGTTATATTATCGGCATTACCCCAGTGTTTCACTATGAACTGAAAAACTGGAAATACACCCCATTTATTGAAATGGGCACCGGTCCTCACTTAATGAGCCAAACGACGGTTGCCAGTGAAGATAAGGCAACCCAATTCCAATTCGGCAATATTTTAGGTTTGGGCATGGATTTTAACGGTATCGAAGTCGGTTACCGTTACCTGCATATCTCAAATGCCGGTATTGCTCAACCCAACCCAGGTGCGGACTTTCATAATTTACACATTGGTTATAAATTCTAA
- the hldE gene encoding bifunctional D-glycero-beta-D-manno-heptose-7-phosphate kinase/D-glycero-beta-D-manno-heptose 1-phosphate adenylyltransferase HldE, producing MQDFAQAKILVVGDVMLDQYWQGKAGRISPEAPVPVVKVGHEEMRAGGAANVALNVAALGAQTGLLGVLGKNSDNQLDTHGLQLEQLMHEANVNTDWALSESGTICKLRVLSHHQQLIRMDFENEVPKTAAQQLVELVDKHLENYDVLVISDYAKGALQFVEQIIALAVKANKPVLIDPKGNDFKRYRNATLIKPNQSEFEAIVGAAPDTQTVLEKAEQLVAELNLKALLVTRSEHGMALANADGEQFTVQSKAQEVFDVTGAGDTVMAALATAFASGMSLQESMAIANHAASIVVRKVGTSTVSKAELDEALKADSRHEGYQPLTEDELLQLVQLAQKNGEKVVFTNGCFDLLHSGHVRYLNEAARQGDRLIIGVNSDESVKILKGETRPVVPLESRMELLSALSCVDWVVAFNEETPERLICKLQPDVLVKGGDYEPEQIAGAQCVWDKGGEVKVLSFWNGYSTTKLVEKIQA from the coding sequence ATGCAAGATTTTGCTCAGGCAAAGATTTTGGTGGTCGGGGATGTGATGCTCGATCAATATTGGCAAGGAAAAGCGGGGAGAATCTCCCCTGAAGCACCGGTACCGGTCGTGAAAGTCGGCCATGAGGAGATGCGTGCCGGTGGCGCGGCCAATGTGGCGTTAAATGTCGCTGCTTTGGGCGCTCAGACCGGTTTATTGGGTGTGCTTGGTAAAAATTCCGATAATCAGCTCGATACTCACGGGTTGCAACTTGAACAATTGATGCATGAGGCTAATGTTAATACCGACTGGGCTCTGTCTGAAAGCGGCACTATTTGTAAATTGCGCGTATTAAGTCATCATCAGCAATTGATTCGTATGGATTTTGAAAATGAGGTGCCGAAAACGGCTGCGCAGCAATTGGTCGAATTGGTGGATAAACATCTGGAAAATTACGATGTATTGGTCATTTCGGACTATGCTAAAGGTGCTTTGCAGTTTGTCGAGCAGATCATCGCTTTAGCGGTTAAAGCCAATAAACCGGTATTGATTGATCCAAAAGGTAATGATTTTAAGCGCTATCGTAATGCGACTCTGATTAAACCGAATCAGTCTGAATTTGAGGCGATTGTCGGAGCCGCGCCTGATACGCAAACGGTTCTGGAAAAAGCCGAACAACTGGTTGCAGAACTCAACCTCAAGGCTTTATTGGTGACCAGAAGTGAACACGGTATGGCATTGGCAAACGCCGATGGCGAGCAATTTACCGTTCAGTCCAAAGCGCAGGAAGTATTTGATGTCACCGGTGCAGGTGATACCGTTATGGCCGCCTTGGCGACCGCTTTTGCCAGCGGCATGTCTTTGCAAGAATCGATGGCTATCGCCAATCATGCGGCAAGCATAGTGGTACGAAAAGTGGGCACTTCAACCGTTTCCAAAGCGGAGCTTGATGAAGCCTTAAAGGCCGATTCCCGTCATGAAGGTTATCAACCTTTAACCGAAGACGAACTTTTGCAGCTGGTGCAGTTGGCCCAAAAAAATGGCGAAAAGGTCGTCTTTACCAACGGTTGCTTTGATTTGTTGCATAGTGGTCATGTGCGTTACCTGAATGAAGCGGCACGTCAGGGTGATCGTTTAATTATTGGTGTTAACAGCGATGAATCGGTAAAAATCCTTAAGGGTGAAACCCGTCCTGTGGTGCCGTTAGAAAGCCGAATGGAGCTGCTTTCGGCGCTAAGTTGCGTCGACTGGGTAGTGGCTTTTAATGAAGAGACGCCGGAGCGCTTGATCTGTAAGTTGCAGCCAGATGTTCTCGTTAAAGGCGGAGACTATGAGCCGGAACAGATTGCCGGTGCGCAATGTGTTTGGGATAAAGGTGGCGAGGTTAAGGTGTTATCTTTTTGGAACGGTTATTCAACGACAAAACTGGTCGAGAAAATTCAGGCATAG
- a CDS encoding D-sedoheptulose-7-phosphate isomerase, producing MKINFSHALEEHQKAIQSVLAQQSIVEQTVAEIIQAVATGNKVIWLGNGGSAADAQHMAAELMVRYVKDRQPIASLALTTDSSILTAHSNDYEFDTVFSRQIEGIAKAGDVVIAMSTSGNSVNVVKAVEAAKQLGCITVALTGAKTSALSAMADYCLQINSVETARIQEAHSFFSHLLCEGLDSVY from the coding sequence ATGAAAATCAACTTTTCGCACGCTCTAGAAGAGCATCAAAAAGCCATTCAATCTGTGTTGGCACAGCAATCCATTGTTGAGCAAACGGTGGCAGAGATTATTCAAGCGGTTGCAACTGGGAATAAGGTAATTTGGTTGGGCAATGGCGGCAGTGCCGCCGATGCACAGCATATGGCTGCCGAATTAATGGTGCGTTATGTCAAGGATCGTCAACCGATTGCATCGCTTGCCTTGACCACCGACAGCTCGATTTTAACCGCGCACAGTAATGATTATGAATTCGATACGGTATTTTCGCGTCAAATCGAGGGCATCGCAAAAGCTGGTGATGTCGTGATCGCCATGTCGACATCGGGTAATAGTGTGAATGTCGTCAAAGCCGTTGAAGCCGCCAAACAGTTGGGTTGTATTACGGTGGCTTTAACTGGCGCAAAAACCAGTGCGCTTTCGGCAATGGCGGATTACTGTTTGCAGATAAACTCTGTCGAAACGGCGCGTATTCAAGAGGCCCATAGCTTTTTCAGCCACCTGCTTTGTGAAGGCCTCGATTCAGTCTACTGA
- a CDS encoding glucokinase, with protein sequence MYILAGDIGGTKAFLQLVYLDHSEIDEFEQPSAQQLYFHCKTLCQQRLLCANFHSLEALILHFLKSIQEFPQDQSVDFACLALPGPVDSDKVDLTNLPWQVDKYKMMHTCQIEHLNFINDFYAAALGVPLVHSDEIIELYHGKRFEDLADITNPASYGNRLVVGAGTGLGVAPIVVVRNQFIPQASEGGHFDFAPISPVQQLILDWLWTKWPHVSYERLLSGSGLQWLYHFFKNHSVSNSYLFFDELEKYDSDIESIEKHLMGAAFANHQVKAQHIDIDGGPSAAEISLLAEQNDEAAQQALIEFVTIYAAFIGASALLWRAPGGVFIAGGIAEKIQYWLKQPYFQQAFLHKGRMTELLENTPVYLVADEELGLKGALLHNFL encoded by the coding sequence ATGTATATACTTGCAGGAGACATTGGCGGAACCAAGGCATTTTTGCAATTGGTTTATCTCGATCACAGTGAAATAGACGAGTTCGAACAACCCAGTGCCCAGCAGCTTTATTTTCATTGTAAAACCCTTTGCCAACAACGTCTGCTTTGTGCAAATTTCCATTCGCTTGAAGCCTTGATCTTGCATTTTCTTAAATCCATCCAGGAATTTCCACAGGACCAGTCAGTTGATTTTGCTTGTTTGGCTCTGCCGGGGCCGGTAGACTCGGATAAGGTTGATTTGACTAACCTGCCTTGGCAAGTGGACAAATATAAGATGATGCACACCTGTCAGATTGAACATCTGAATTTTATTAATGACTTCTATGCCGCCGCTTTAGGTGTTCCTTTGGTGCACAGCGATGAAATTATTGAGCTGTATCACGGCAAAAGATTTGAAGATCTGGCCGATATCACTAACCCCGCATCCTATGGTAATCGTTTGGTAGTGGGAGCCGGAACCGGTTTGGGGGTGGCACCGATCGTTGTGGTGCGTAATCAGTTTATTCCGCAAGCCTCTGAGGGTGGTCATTTTGACTTTGCACCAATATCGCCCGTTCAACAGTTGATCTTGGACTGGTTATGGACGAAGTGGCCGCATGTCTCTTATGAGCGTCTGCTATCAGGTTCGGGGTTGCAGTGGCTATATCATTTTTTTAAAAATCATTCAGTATCAAATAGTTACTTGTTTTTTGATGAGTTGGAGAAATACGATTCTGATATTGAGAGTATTGAAAAACATCTAATGGGCGCGGCTTTTGCTAATCATCAAGTGAAAGCGCAACATATAGATATTGATGGCGGACCGAGCGCCGCGGAAATCAGTTTATTGGCTGAGCAGAATGACGAGGCGGCGCAGCAGGCCTTAATTGAGTTTGTCACCATTTATGCCGCTTTTATTGGCGCTTCGGCTCTGCTTTGGCGGGCTCCAGGTGGTGTTTTTATTGCCGGAGGTATTGCCGAGAAAATCCAATACTGGTTAAAGCAGCCTTATTTTCAGCAGGCGTTTTTACACAAAGGTCGGATGACGGAACTGTTGGAAAATACGCCGGTTTATCTGGTGGCCGATGAAGAGCTCGGATTAAAAGGGGCTTTACTCCACAATTTTTTATAA
- the glgC gene encoding glucose-1-phosphate adenylyltransferase, producing MKYYCETKTANDLTRKTLALVLAGGEGSRLKDLTKWRAKPAVPFGGKYRIIDFVLSNCVNSGIRKIGVLTQYKAHSLIRHIQRAWSFMRYEVGEFVELLPAQQRIDKQWYKGTADALYQNLDILRRHTPEYVMVLGGDHIYSMDYSKMLLQHANSGADVTIGCIEVSLKEARGFGVMSVDETFKITKFTEKPANPDSIPNKPDKAMASMGIYIFSTEFLFQKLIEDSDNPESSRDFGKDIIPSIIKEWNVQAFPFVDQNGKPEYWRDVGTIESYWRASLDLCSIKPDLNLYNQDWPIWTYQAQMPPAKFTFDDEGRRGQAIDSLIAGGCIISGAKIKRSIVGSGSRIHSYSHIKDSVLLSRVVIGRSCRIQNAVIDKGTEIPAGTIIGENREDDEKRFYVEPESGIVLVTPDMFGQWLHRLR from the coding sequence ATGAAGTATTATTGTGAAACCAAAACTGCAAATGATCTGACACGAAAAACCTTGGCACTTGTGCTTGCCGGTGGTGAAGGCAGTCGTCTTAAAGATTTAACCAAATGGCGTGCCAAGCCGGCAGTGCCGTTTGGCGGTAAATATCGCATTATTGATTTTGTACTCTCTAATTGTGTCAATTCAGGTATCCGTAAAATCGGTGTTTTGACCCAATATAAAGCGCACTCATTGATTCGTCATATCCAACGTGCATGGAGTTTTATGCGTTATGAAGTCGGCGAGTTTGTTGAATTGCTCCCGGCACAACAGCGTATTGATAAACAGTGGTACAAAGGCACAGCCGATGCGCTCTATCAAAATCTGGATATCCTGCGCCGGCACACTCCCGAATATGTCATGGTGTTGGGCGGCGACCATATCTATTCGATGGATTACAGTAAAATGCTGTTACAGCACGCCAATTCCGGTGCCGATGTCACCATTGGCTGTATCGAGGTCTCTCTTAAGGAGGCGCGTGGTTTTGGTGTCATGTCGGTTGATGAGACCTTTAAAATCACCAAGTTCACCGAAAAGCCAGCCAATCCGGATTCGATTCCGAATAAGCCCGATAAGGCGATGGCCTCAATGGGAATCTATATTTTTTCCACCGAGTTTCTGTTTCAAAAACTGATTGAGGATAGTGATAACCCGGAGTCTTCACGTGATTTTGGCAAGGATATTATTCCATCGATTATCAAAGAGTGGAATGTGCAGGCGTTTCCATTTGTCGATCAAAACGGTAAGCCTGAATATTGGCGAGATGTGGGAACGATCGAATCTTATTGGCGCGCCAGTTTGGATCTTTGCAGTATTAAACCCGATCTCAATCTTTATAACCAGGATTGGCCGATCTGGACCTACCAGGCACAAATGCCGCCAGCCAAGTTCACTTTCGACGATGAAGGTCGTCGTGGTCAGGCGATTGACTCCTTAATTGCCGGTGGATGTATTATTTCCGGGGCGAAAATCAAACGCTCCATTGTCGGCAGCGGCTCGCGTATTCACAGTTATAGTCATATCAAAGACTCGGTCTTGCTGTCGCGAGTGGTAATTGGGCGTTCCTGTCGCATTCAAAATGCGGTGATTGATAAGGGGACAGAAATTCCTGCCGGAACGATTATCGGCGAAAATCGCGAAGACGATGAAAAACGGTTTTATGTCGAACCGGAATCCGGCATAGTTTTGGTGACGCCTGATATGTTTGGTCAATGGCTGCATCGTTTGCGTTAA
- a CDS encoding glycoside hydrolase family 57 protein, translating into MDNAHHTQAGKLKVVLCWHMHQPHYRDGLDGIYRLPWVYLHAIKDYADMAWHLEACPDAKVVVNFAPVLLEQIDDYAQQMRAWLADGSPMNDPMLNLLVGVTPIPKNMAKRIEVIQNCLKAHAPTMIDVFPAYKRLVDLVRPELESEFVKQAVAKVDGANKTQQESNPPKDVADKLHSKGKAVNPLCLNYLNDQFFTDLLVWYHLAWLGISLRELDPRVKPLMDKRSHFTDEDKRLLMEVMQESMASIIPRYKALLDKGQIEISMTPYGHPIVPLLLDFQSMHDALPDAPAPMSPFYPGGKERADWHMQHGLQIFNQFFHAKPQGVWLSEGALSEEAVALLDDFNIKWTASGEGVWRHSCESSQIDQHDMNSKRALYQPLRLATQNCSMFFRDDGLSDLIGFQYKDWHADDAAADFASHLSNIAAFLGEQAGEHVVSVILDGENAWEYYPVNASHFISALYKVLSEHPSLSMTTFSEVLDDGVNIRTLPTLKAGSWVYGSFSTWIGEKDKNLAWDLLVDAKACFDEVIASGTLTLKQQEEARLQLGVCEGSDWFWWFGDYNASGSVKDFDCLYRRHLKRLYELLGKPAPNRLDFPISLGGGHMENAGTMRRN; encoded by the coding sequence ATGGATAATGCTCATCATACTCAAGCCGGCAAATTAAAAGTGGTGCTCTGTTGGCATATGCATCAGCCGCACTATCGTGATGGCTTGGACGGTATTTATCGTCTGCCTTGGGTGTATTTGCATGCCATTAAAGATTATGCCGATATGGCCTGGCACTTGGAAGCCTGTCCTGATGCTAAGGTGGTGGTGAACTTTGCTCCGGTGTTGTTAGAGCAAATCGATGATTATGCTCAGCAGATGCGGGCCTGGTTGGCAGATGGTTCGCCGATGAATGATCCGATGCTTAATTTATTGGTCGGCGTTACGCCAATCCCTAAAAACATGGCTAAGCGGATTGAAGTGATTCAAAATTGTCTAAAAGCCCACGCACCGACCATGATTGATGTGTTTCCCGCTTACAAACGCTTGGTGGATTTGGTCAGGCCTGAATTGGAAAGCGAGTTTGTTAAACAAGCAGTCGCCAAGGTCGATGGCGCCAATAAAACTCAGCAAGAATCAAATCCACCAAAAGATGTTGCCGATAAGCTTCATAGCAAAGGCAAAGCGGTCAACCCATTATGTCTGAATTACCTTAATGACCAGTTCTTTACCGACTTATTAGTGTGGTATCACTTGGCTTGGCTGGGCATAAGTTTGCGTGAGCTTGATCCGCGAGTGAAACCCTTGATGGATAAGCGCAGCCATTTTACCGATGAAGACAAGCGCCTGTTGATGGAAGTTATGCAAGAATCGATGGCTTCCATTATCCCGCGCTATAAAGCCTTGTTGGATAAAGGCCAGATTGAGATATCGATGACGCCATACGGTCACCCGATAGTACCTTTGTTGCTGGATTTTCAGTCTATGCATGACGCTTTACCTGACGCGCCGGCGCCAATGTCGCCATTCTACCCTGGAGGTAAAGAGCGAGCCGATTGGCATATGCAGCATGGATTGCAGATATTTAATCAGTTTTTCCATGCCAAACCGCAAGGTGTTTGGTTATCGGAAGGGGCTCTGAGTGAAGAGGCGGTGGCCTTATTGGATGATTTTAATATCAAATGGACGGCCTCTGGTGAGGGCGTTTGGCGTCACTCTTGCGAAAGTTCGCAGATTGATCAGCATGATATGAATAGTAAGCGCGCTCTTTATCAGCCATTGCGCTTAGCCACGCAAAATTGTTCGATGTTTTTCCGTGATGACGGTCTGTCCGATTTAATCGGTTTTCAATATAAGGACTGGCATGCCGATGACGCGGCTGCCGACTTCGCCAGCCACTTGAGCAATATTGCCGCATTTCTCGGAGAGCAGGCGGGTGAGCATGTGGTATCGGTGATTTTGGATGGCGAGAATGCCTGGGAGTATTATCCGGTCAATGCCAGTCATTTTATTAGCGCCCTCTACAAGGTTTTAAGTGAGCATCCGTCATTATCGATGACAACGTTTAGTGAGGTGTTGGATGACGGGGTCAATATTCGAACTTTACCGACTCTTAAAGCAGGTAGTTGGGTTTATGGTTCTTTTTCGACCTGGATTGGGGAAAAAGATAAAAACCTCGCTTGGGATTTGTTGGTGGATGCCAAGGCTTGTTTTGATGAGGTTATTGCCAGTGGTACTTTAACGCTCAAGCAGCAAGAAGAAGCGCGGTTGCAGCTTGGTGTCTGTGAAGGGTCGGATTGGTTTTGGTGGTTTGGTGATTACAATGCTTCGGGCAGTGTGAAGGATTTTGATTGTCTATATCGTCGCCATTTAAAACGACTTTATGAGTTATTGGGTAAACCTGCACCAAATCGCTTGGATTTCCCGATCTCTTTGGGTGGCGGTCATATGGAAAACGCCGGAACCATGCGTCGAAATTGA